The Gadus macrocephalus chromosome 21, ASM3116895v1 genome has a segment encoding these proteins:
- the pigh gene encoding phosphatidylinositol N-acetylglucosaminyltransferase subunit H codes for MDDEKYTDINGKPITLDYQRHSSFCTEFIVSSPKVSIGTVMVATSFVWIFAYAVFCLTDNTAVLSSAIIITLIGMMLYIHFVKIDHESLLVIGSLGIQLSSSYASGREHTSFIEMSKIKDIVINEAIYMHQIIYYLCILLRDPADASAVSSVVPLFPSSKPRLNCLVKVYKTCQEIISKC; via the exons ATGGACGACGAGAAGTACACCGACATTAACGGGAAACCCATTACTTTGGATTACCAAAGGCATTCAAGTTTCTGCACAGAGTTCATTGTGAGCTCCCCTAAAGTGTCCATCGGTACGGTGATGGTGGCCACAAGCTTCGTGTGGATCTTTGCCTACGCCGTGTTCTGCCTCACCGAT AACACTGCAGTATTGTCCAGCGCCATAATCATTACCCTGATTGGAATGAtgctctacattcactttgtgAAGATAGACCATGAGTCCTtgcttgtgattggttccctgGGTATTCAGTTGTCCTCCAGCTATGCCTCTGGCCGAGAGCACACAAGCTTCATAGAGATGAGCAAAATAAAGGACATTGTAATCAATGAAGCTATCTACATG CACCAAATTATCTACTACTTGTGTATATTACTGCGTGACCCTGCAGATGCCAGTGCAGTTTCCAGTGTTGTCCCCTTGTTTCCA AGTTCCAAGCCAAGGCTTAATTGTTTGGTGAAGGTGTACAAGACGTGCCAGGAAATCATCTCCAAGTGCTGA